One part of the Mariniblastus fucicola genome encodes these proteins:
- a CDS encoding polysaccharide biosynthesis/export family protein, with the protein MKWEIRHMNAVITKTRLWATTFLCVAVSGLSGCQSYGPTDLTPASEVLNAACCKPDTTTQINFLTLRQSPPQQYILGRGDTLGIYIQGITGDKDVPPPVHFPEDAGQQPALGYPVPIRDDGYISLPLIKPLRIAGMTLADAEKEIVDAYSEEEILLEGSEKIIVTLMKRRTYNILVIREDLTTAAGARNSIRDNETFIDDSMQTQSFSIELPAYENDVLHALSETGGMPGERALNELLVLRGGLNNFTNVNAIVQEVGGPMGGNSNGTTIDDANVIRIPIEAERNEFPNIDEADITLQDGDIVYIKGRERDVFYTGGLLDGGRFPLPRDYDIDVLEAMALAGGNGSATAGGGSSSSFSGIGSILPATQVTVLRKCGCEQVAIDVDLRYALSDPTERVIIQPGDLIILEYRKPELITNSVLSVFQFGGIFQLFR; encoded by the coding sequence TTGAAGTGGGAGATCCGGCACATGAATGCTGTGATTACAAAAACGAGGTTATGGGCGACAACCTTTCTATGCGTCGCTGTTTCTGGACTCTCTGGTTGCCAATCATACGGTCCAACCGATCTGACTCCGGCAAGCGAAGTGCTCAATGCGGCGTGCTGCAAGCCAGACACAACGACTCAGATTAACTTTCTGACGCTACGCCAGTCGCCGCCTCAGCAATACATCCTTGGCCGTGGCGACACCCTTGGAATTTACATTCAGGGAATCACTGGCGACAAAGACGTGCCGCCACCCGTCCATTTCCCTGAGGACGCTGGCCAGCAACCGGCGCTTGGCTATCCTGTGCCGATCCGCGATGACGGCTACATCTCGTTGCCGCTAATCAAGCCGCTGCGGATCGCCGGCATGACTTTGGCGGACGCCGAGAAAGAAATCGTCGACGCCTACAGCGAAGAAGAAATCCTTCTCGAAGGCAGCGAGAAAATCATCGTTACGCTGATGAAGCGACGAACTTACAACATTCTTGTTATCCGGGAAGACCTGACGACTGCTGCGGGTGCTCGCAACTCGATTCGCGATAACGAAACGTTCATCGATGACTCAATGCAGACACAGTCATTCTCCATTGAGCTTCCGGCCTATGAGAACGATGTCCTTCACGCTCTCAGCGAAACTGGCGGAATGCCTGGCGAACGAGCACTGAATGAGCTTCTCGTTCTTCGCGGCGGCTTGAACAACTTCACGAACGTCAATGCGATCGTTCAGGAAGTCGGTGGCCCAATGGGAGGCAACTCAAATGGAACAACCATTGACGATGCCAATGTGATTCGAATTCCAATCGAAGCAGAGCGAAACGAGTTCCCGAATATCGACGAAGCCGACATCACGCTGCAGGACGGAGACATCGTCTACATCAAAGGCCGTGAACGCGACGTGTTCTACACCGGCGGCCTTCTGGACGGCGGACGCTTCCCACTGCCTCGCGACTACGACATCGATGTACTCGAAGCGATGGCATTGGCTGGCGGAAACGGATCAGCTACCGCTGGCGGTGGCAGCTCGAGCAGCTTCAGCGGAATTGGATCGATTCTGCCGGCGACACAGGTGACTGTACTTCGCAAATGCGGATGCGAGCAAGTCGCGATCGATGTTGACCTTCGCTATGCGTTGAGCGATCCAACCGAACGCGTCATCATCCAGCCAGGCGATCTGATCATTCTGGAATATCGCAAGCCTGAGCTGATCACGAACTCTGTTTTGTCAGTGTTCCAGTTCGGCGGAATCTTCCAGCTGTTCCGCTAA
- the eboE gene encoding metabolite traffic protein EboE has product MTLERKLKIGYCCNVHGGTTLDEVKANLQRYSCEVKQQVSPESTMPIGLWLSQSAISGLGNESQAHIDNTHSFADWLSERGLDPFTFNGFPLGDFHQEVVKHDVYLPTWAETSRLEYTKKLAVVQSMLLARADDTAAFQSISTLPLGWPPVHKSLLFDEGREFLKRCATNLHTLVEFLAELKAESGNHVAVCIEPEPGCVFDSCDEIVRYFEEYLFDCDSKLADRTREHLGICHDVCHSAVMFEDQKTAVEAYRNAGITIGKVQVSSAIKMNFEEDAVANQSKLNQLSQFSEPRYLHQTSIRGEDSSGRFYEDLSLAMGDQPGFNEEWRVHFHVPIFADRLGQIETTQAEIDSFLLAIQESGTDIEHFEVETYAWNVLPDEYREVSGDLASGIAAEMSWLLDRVQ; this is encoded by the coding sequence ATGACGCTGGAGCGTAAATTGAAAATCGGATATTGCTGCAACGTTCACGGTGGAACAACGCTAGATGAAGTGAAGGCTAATCTGCAACGTTATTCCTGCGAGGTCAAGCAACAGGTGTCGCCGGAATCAACGATGCCAATCGGGCTTTGGTTGAGTCAATCAGCGATTTCAGGCCTGGGGAACGAGAGTCAGGCTCACATTGACAATACGCATTCGTTTGCCGACTGGTTGTCCGAACGAGGCCTCGATCCGTTCACCTTCAATGGGTTTCCGCTTGGTGATTTTCATCAGGAGGTCGTCAAGCACGATGTCTATTTACCGACTTGGGCAGAAACGTCCCGATTGGAGTACACCAAAAAACTTGCGGTTGTCCAATCCATGTTGCTGGCGCGGGCCGACGATACTGCGGCGTTTCAATCCATCTCCACACTGCCGCTCGGTTGGCCGCCCGTTCACAAAAGCCTGCTGTTTGATGAAGGACGTGAGTTCCTCAAGCGATGCGCGACTAACTTGCACACACTGGTTGAGTTTTTGGCTGAACTGAAAGCGGAAAGCGGAAACCATGTCGCCGTTTGCATTGAGCCAGAGCCGGGTTGCGTGTTCGACTCCTGCGATGAAATCGTGAGGTACTTTGAGGAGTATCTGTTTGATTGCGATTCGAAGCTGGCCGATCGAACGCGAGAGCACTTGGGCATCTGTCACGACGTCTGTCACTCGGCCGTGATGTTCGAAGACCAAAAAACGGCTGTCGAGGCATACAGGAATGCCGGCATTACGATCGGCAAAGTTCAAGTGTCATCGGCGATCAAAATGAATTTCGAAGAGGACGCCGTGGCGAATCAGTCGAAGCTAAATCAGCTTTCGCAGTTTTCCGAGCCGCGCTATTTGCACCAAACGTCAATTCGAGGCGAAGACTCTTCGGGTCGGTTCTACGAAGATCTGTCCTTGGCGATGGGGGATCAGCCAGGATTTAATGAAGAATGGAGAGTCCATTTTCATGTGCCGATTTTTGCGGATCGCCTCGGGCAAATTGAGACGACTCAGGCTGAAATCGATTCTTTTCTGTTGGCGATCCAGGAGTCCGGGACAGATATTGAACACTTCGAGGTCGAGACTTACGCTTGGAACGTTCTGCCGGATGAGTATCGTGAAGTCTCAGGTGATCTTGCCAGCGGCATTGCGGCAGAGATGAGTTGGCTGCTTGATCGTGTTCAATAG
- a CDS encoding DUF423 domain-containing protein gives MENQKPNRKSWIVVGCLLAAISVACGAIGAHLLENWLAENFEDAIRRQELWETASRYLMYHALGLLAVGLAGSISSFRRNVIGATMLLGVILFSGCLYAYVLTDVKPLVHVVPLGGMSMIVSWVMFAWFMFFSQTNDAGA, from the coding sequence GTGGAAAACCAGAAACCGAACAGAAAGTCATGGATCGTTGTGGGATGCCTGTTGGCCGCAATTTCCGTTGCCTGCGGGGCCATCGGAGCCCATTTGCTTGAGAACTGGCTTGCCGAAAACTTCGAAGACGCAATCCGCCGTCAGGAACTTTGGGAAACGGCGTCTCGATACCTGATGTATCACGCGTTAGGTTTGCTGGCCGTCGGTTTGGCGGGCTCGATAAGTTCGTTCCGGCGAAACGTGATCGGGGCCACGATGCTGCTGGGAGTCATTCTGTTTTCAGGTTGCCTGTACGCCTATGTGTTGACTGACGTCAAACCGTTGGTGCATGTGGTTCCGCTTGGCGGCATGTCAATGATTGTTTCGTGGGTGATGTTTGCCTGGTTCATGTTCTTCTCGCAAACCAATGACGCTGGAGCGTAA